From Rhodopseudomonas palustris:
CGCAACGAGCCGCCGAAGGCTCTCTTGTTCTGCGCGCGGGGAAACGGCACGATGACGGCGAGCGAAACCGGTAACGACGATACCGACGGCAGGATTTTCATCGGCAAAGGCGAGCAGCCGGCGTGGCTGACGCTCGGCCTCGGCAACCGCCACGGCCTCGTCACCGGCGCCACCGGCACCGGCAAGACGGTGACGCTGCAGGTGATGGCCGAGGGTTTTGCGCGCGCCGGCGTGCCGGTGTTCGCCGCCGACATCAAGGGCGATCTCTCCGGCATCGCCGAAGTGGGCGAGGCCAAGGACTTTATCCTGAAGCGCGCCAAGGCGATGGGTCTCGCGTTCCAGCCCGACCAGTTCAGCACGGTGTTCTGGGACGTGTTCGGCGAGCAGGGTCATCCGGTCCGCGCCACCGTGTCGGAGATGGGGCCGCTGTTGCTGTCGCGGATGCTCGATCTCAACGACGTGCAGGAGGGCGTGCTCAACGTCGCGTTCCGCGTCGCCGACGACATGGGCCTGCCGCTGGTCGACATGAAGGATCTGCGCGCGATGCTCGACGCGATCGCGCCGATCGCCGCCAAGGTCGCGGAAAACGGCGACGTCAATGCCGACATCCGCCAGGCCGCGGCGTCGCTCGGCAACGTCACCAAGCAGACCGTCGGCACCATCCAGCGGCAATTGCTGGTGCTGGAGAACCAGGGCGGCGAAAGTTTCTTCGGCGAACCCGCGCTGCAATTGAAGGACTTCATACGCACCGACAGCCAGGGCCGCGGCGTGGTCAACATCCTGACCGCCGACAAGCTCATGAGCAATCCGCGGCTGTACGCGACCTTCCTGCTGTGGATGCTGTCCGAATTGTTCGAGGAACTGCCCGAACTCGGCGATCCCGACAAGCCGAAGCTGGTGTTCTTCTTCGACGAGGCGCATCTCTTATTTAACGACGCGCCGAAGCCGCTGATGGATAAAATTGAACAGGTCGTGCGATTGATCCGCTCTAAAGGCGTCGGCGTGTACTTCGTGACGCAGAATCCGATCGACGTGCCGGATCGCGTGCTGGCGCAGCTCGGCAATCGCGTGCAGCACGCGCTGCGCGCCTTCACGCCGCGCGACCAGAAGGCGGTGGCGGCGGCGGCGGAGACGTTCCGGCCCAATCCGAAGCTCGACACCACCAAGGCGATCACCGAGCTCGGCAAGGGCGAGGCGCTGGTGTCGTTCCTCGAAGGCAACGGCACGCCGGCGATGGTCGAGCGGGTGATGATCCGCCCGCCATCGGCGCGGATCGGCACGATCACGCCGGAGGAACGCGCCGCGATCATCAAGGCGAGCCCGATGAAGGGCCGCTACGACACCGCGATCGATTCCGAGTCTGCTTACGAGAAGCTGCGCGACAGGTTGAACGGCACGGCGGCCGGCACCGACGCCGCGCCGGCGGAAGGCGGATTGTTCGGCCAGCTCGGCAGCCTGGTCTCCACCGTGTTCGGCACCAACACGCCGCGCGGCAAGCTCACCACCGGGCAGGTGGTGGCGCGCAACGTCGCCCGCACCGTCGCCACCACCGTGGTCGGCGGCATCGCCGCCCAGCTCGGCAAGAAGGTCGGCGGCTCGCTCGGCAGCTCGGTCGGCCGCTCGATCGTCCGCGGCACGCTCGGCGGTATGCTGCGGCGGTGAGGCCACCTGCTTGACTGCAGGCGTGTGCTGCAGTCAGACGGCTTCATAAGCCGGGCAATTGCCCTATGATCCGTCATGCCCGGGCTCGTCCCGGGCATCCACGTCTTGCGGCGAAGGACGCGAGACAGGACGTGGATGGCCGGGACGAGCCCGGCCATGACGAGTTGATACCACGTGCCCGATGTCGCTCGCCTGTCGCGCGAGACACGCAAGGAAACGCCACCATGTCCGTCCCTTCGCCCGTCTCCGCCGCGCTCGATCGCGCCGATGCCGATTTCGACGCCGCGCTGGCGCGGCTGTTCGCGCTGCTGCGGATCAAGTCGATCTCGGCCGATCCGGCCTACGCGGCGGACTGCCGGGCGGCGGCGGCGCATCTGTGCGCCGACATCGCCTCGCTCGGCTTCGACGCCGAAGTGCGCGAGACCGCGGGGCATCCGGCGATCGTCGCCAAAGCCGTTCAAGATAAGCCCAATGGCAACACCGGCGCGCGGCCGCACGCGCTGTTCTACGGCCATTACGACGTGCAGCCGGTCGATCCGTTGTCGCTGTGGCACCGGCCGCCGTTCGAGCCGGTGGTCGCCGACCACGCCGACGGCCGCAAGATCATCGTCGCGCGCGGCGCGCAGGACGACAAGGGCCAGCTCTCGACCTTCGTCGAGGCCTGCCGCGCCTGGAAGAGCGCCACCGGCGAACTGCCGATCGACCTCACCATCCTGATCGAGGGTGAAGAGGAAGTCGGCTCGAAGAATTTCGTGGCGTTCCTCGAAGCGAACAAGACCGATCTCGCCGCCGACTTCGCGCTGGTCTGCGACACCGGGATGTGGGACCCGACCACGCCGGCGATCACCACCGCGCTGCGCGGCCTGGTCTATGAGGAAGTGAAGATCAAGGCCGCCAATCGCGACCTGCATTCCGGCATCTATGGCGGCGGCGCGCAGAATCCGATCCGGGTGCTGACGCGGATCCTCGGCGGGCTGCACGACGACCACGGCCGCATCACCATTCCGGGCTTCTACGACGGCGTGAAGGATCTGCCGCCGGAGATCCTCGATCAGTGGAAGGGGCTGGGGCTCACGGCCGAGACCTTCCTGAAGCCGATCGGGCTGTCGCTGCCGGCCGGCGAGGACGATCGCCTCTTGATCGAACAGATTTCGTCGCGGCCGACCTGCGACATCAACGGCATCGTCGGCGGCTACACCGGCGAGGGCTCCAAGACGGTGATCGCGGCGGAGGCCTCGGCGAAGGTCTCGTTCCGGATCGTCGAAGGGCAGGACCCGGCGAAGATCCGCGACGCGTTCCGCGCCTATGTCACCGCGCGGCTGCCGGGCGATTGCAGCGCCGAGTTCCTCGATCACTCCAACGCGCCGGCGATCGCGCTGCCCTGGACGATGAAGCCGCTCGCGGCAGCCAAGCAGGCGCTGACCGAGGAATGGGGCAAGGAGGCGCTGCTGATCGGCTCCGGCGCCTCGATTCCCATCGTGGCGGATTTCAAGCGCACGCTCGGCGTCGACACGCTGCTGGTCGGCTTCGGACTCGACGACGACAACATCCATTCGCCCAACGAGAAGTACGACCTCAACAGCTTCCAGAAGGGCATCCGCTCATGGGTGCGGATACTCGGCGCGCTCGCCGAGGCGCCGAAGTAAAACCCCTCCCGCGACACAACGTCACCTCGCTTTACGCGAGTTACCGCCCGCCGCGTGTCGGCGAGCGCGCAATGCTGGAAATCTTCTAAGTCCAGCGCGGCGAGTTCCCGCGCGCGCCGCGGCGTGCGCGGGCGGCGACGAGGCGTCGCCCGATCATATGTTTCCTAACAAATTGTGCATGCTACGTGTCGCCGGAGTGGCGACCGCGGATCGCCGGCATCGCGACTGGATTCGTTCTAAGCTTGCGGGCCGCGCCGAACGTCGGCCTGAACAGCGCGCAAGTGTAAAGTCATTCTAAATCGCATCGGTTGTCTCGCCATCCTCATTCCCCTAGTCACGGCTCGACTACGTGAACTGGGGGCGTCAGGTGAGTTACTTCAAGAACAACAAGAATCGTTGGTGCGTCGGCGTGGCGACGAGCGTCCTGTCGTTGTGCCTGACTGGTGCGGGGATCTCGGAAGGCCGCGCGCAGAGCGCGGAACCGCGCGTGCTGCCGCCGGTGTCGGTCGATGCGCCGCAACAGCGCGCACGCACGACCCGCGTCGCGCCGCCGCGCGCAACAGCGCCGCGCACCGCGCGGGTGACGCCGCGGCAGACCGCCGAGCGGCCGCCGGCCCCGGTGGCGCCGCCGACGATGGGATCGACGCGCACGATCGGCGCGCCGGCGCCGGCCTATGCGGGCGGGCAGGTGGCGCAGGGCGGCACGCTCGGCCTGCTCGGCGCGACCAGCGTGATGAACACGCCGTTCTCGACCGTGAACTACACCTCGGAGCTGATCGAGAACCAGCAGGCGCGCACCGCGGCCGACACGCTGATCAACGATGCGTCGGTGCGGACCAGCACAGGCAGCAACGGTTTCGATGACACCTTCGTCATTCGCGGCTTCCCCGTGAATGCCACCGACGTCGGCCTCAACGGCCTGTACGGGCTGTCGTCGTCGCAGCGTATTCCGGCGCAGATCATCGAGCGGATCGAACTGCTCAAGGGCCCCGGCGCACTGATCAACGGCATCGCGCCCGGCGGCACCGTCGGCGGCGCCATCAACATCGTCACCAAGCGCGCCACCGAGACTGATTTCTCGCGGCTGACGCCGTTCTTCATGAGCGCGGCCAGCTACGGCCTGCATCTGGAGACCAGCCGGCGCTTCGGCGCCAACAAGGAATGGGGCGTCCGCTTCAACGGCGTCGGCCGCAACGGCGAAGCCTCGATCGACGACGGCAATTTCCGCAGCGGCCTCGGCGCGCTGGCGATCGACTATCGCGGCGAGCGCTTCCGCTGGACGCTGGATGCGATCTCGCAGAACGACGACACCGACAATTTCAGGCCGCAGATCAGCCTGCTGTCGACCCTGACGTCGATTCCGGCGGCGCCGGATGCGCGCAGCAATTGGTACCCCGGCACGAAGTTGCGGCAGAGGGACAACACCATCGCCACCGCGGCCGAATACGACCTGACCGACTGGCTCACCGCCTATGCGGGCATCGGCTATCGCGATGGCACCAACGATCAGACCTTCCCGTCGTCGGCCGTCGCCGTCAATGCGCTCGGCAACTTCACGGTGCAGAACAACTACTACGACTCCTACACCAAGACCGTCAGCGGCAATGCCGGATTCCGGTCGCAGTTCGACACCGGCTTCATCAACCACAAGGTGAACGTCGCCTATACCGGCTTCTATCAGGAGGCCGGCAACGCCTACATTCAAGGCAACAGGGCGGCGTCGAACATCTACAATCCGTCGCCGCTGCCGAGCATCACGCTGCCACGGACAGACCCGCGGCTTGCGTCCGAATCGACGCTGACCAGCGTAGCGATCGCCGACACGATGTCGGTCCTGAACGAGTCGGTGCTGCTCACGCTCGGCGTCCGCCGGCAGAACGTGAAGGTGGACAGCTTCAGCACGATCACCGGCGCGTTCACCAATGGCTACGACGCCAGCGCGACGACGCCGCTGGCCGGCATCGTCGTCAAGCCGTGGCACAACGTGTCGCTGTACGCGAACTACGCCGAAGGCCTGACCCGCGGCACCATCGTCGGCGCCGGCTACGACAATGTCGGGGACGTGCTCGCGCCCTACAAGTCGAAGCAGCAGGAAGCCGGCGTCAAGGTCGATTGGGGCCTGATCACCACCACCGCGGCGGTGTTCCAGATTGCGCGACCGAGCCAGATCCGGACGGCGGGCGGCACACTGGGCTCGCTGGCCTATGACGGCGAGCAGCGCAACCGCGGCGTCGAGCTGAACGCCTACGGCCTGATCCTGCCGAGCCTGCGCGGTATGGTCAGCGCGACCTTCATCAAGCCCGAACTGACCAATCCGAGCGATCCGACGCAACGCGGCAACGACGCCGCCGGCGTGCCGGACAAGACGTTCTCGGCCGGTCTCGACTGGGATACGCCGTGGGTGCGGGGTCTCGCGCTCAATGGCCGGGTGATCTACACCTCGGGCTCCTATCTCACCACCGCGAACACGGTGAAATTCCCGGAGTGGACCCGGCTCGATATCGGCGCGCGCTACACCACGACCGCGCTCACCGGCAAGCCCGTCACGTTCCGCGCCAATATCGAGAACGTCACCGGCGAGAACTACTGGCTCACCACCGGCACCTACGTGACCGTCGGCGCGCCGCGCACCTACTTGCTCTCCGCGGCGTTCGATTTTTGATCGCTCGCTATCAATTCGTCATGCCCGGCCTTGTGCCGGGCATCCACGTCTGCAGCGGAAGCCGCAAGAAAGACGTGGATGGCCGGGACAAGCCCGGCCATGACGAGCGAGAGAGTCGATCTGATTTTAACCGCGTACCAACAAGGTATCTGACATGAAGAAGCTCTCCGTCGCGATGGTGGTCCTGCTCGGCGCGATGAATTCCGCGCAGGCGCATCAGATCTGGATCGAGCAGGCCGACGGGCAGAACGCGGTGGTTCGGTTCGGCGAGTTCGGCGAGAATCTGCGCGAAGCCTCGCCGGGTCTGCTCGACAAGTTCAGCAAGCCGACCGCGACGCTGGTCTCCGCCAAGGGCGAGCAGACCGTCGACGCCGCCAAGACCGCGACCGGCTTCACGCTGCCATTCGCCGCCAAGGCGGGCGACAGCATCGTCGCGCAGGACGCGAACTACCCGCTCTACACCTGGAAGCAGCCCGACAAGGAGGTCCGCAACTGGTTCCATCCGGCCGCGCGGCTGATCACCGGCTTCGCCGGGCTCGAGCCGAAGCTGACGCTGGATCTGGTGCCGACCGGCAAGGCGGGCGAGTTCAAGCTGGTGTTCAAGGATCAGCCGAAGCCGAAGGCCAAGGTGACGCTGACCACGCAGTCCGGCTGGGCCAAGGAGGCGCACACCGACGCGCAGGGCCTGGTCAGCTTCGAGATGCCGTGGCAGGGCGTTTACGTCGCCGAAGTCAGCGTCAACGATCGCACCGCCGGCGAACGCGCCGGCGAGAAGTATGACGCCGTCAGCTACGCCACCACGCTGACCTATGTGAAGTCCGACGGCCTGCCGCCGATTCCCGCGGGCCCGGCCGCGACGCCTGCCGCGCCGAAATGACGACGCTGCTGCGGCGGGCGCGGACCACCGGCCCGCTGGTCTCGCGCATCGTCGCGGCGTTGCTCGGCGGCTATGCGCTGGCGGCGCTGTTCAGCGTCGCCGTGCTGGCGCTGCCGATCAGCAAGCCGCAGGCGGTGCTGACCGGCCAGCTCGCGAGCTTCGCGATCTACGCCGGCGCGGTGATCTGGGTGTTCGCGGTGCGCAGCGCGCTGAAAGCCTGGATCGGCCTCCTGATCGTCGCTGCGGCGCTGGCGCCGCTGGCGTGGTCTGTCTCCTGACGAAGGGCGCGCCCGTGAAGCCGCAGAATGATCAGCGCGTGGCGGGACGGGGCATCCGGCAGAGCATGTCGGGCCTGCACACCTGGGCCGGGCTGCTGCTCGGCTGGGTGTTGTATGCGATGTTCCTCACCGGCACGGTGTCGTTCTTCAAGGAGGAGCTGTCGCAATGGATGCGGCCGGAGCAGCCGCGTCTGACCCAGCCGCTCGATCCGGCGGTGGTGGCGCAGCGCGTCGCCGACGAGATCGGCCGGATCGCGCCGGGCGCGACGCAGTGGAGCATCAAGCTTCCCGACGGACGCAGCAACACCGTCTACGCGTTCTGGCGGCTTCCCGGCGGCGGACAGGGCGCGCGGGGATTCGGACAGGACCTGTTCGATCCCGAGACCGGCCATCGCGTCGCGGCGCGCCTCACGCTGGGCGGCGACTTCTTCTATCGCTTTCATTTCCAGTTCTACTACATGTCGCCGTTCTGGGGGCGGCTGCTCGCCGGTCTCGCGGCGATGTCCATGCTGGTGGCGATCGTCGCCGGCGTGATCACCCACAAGAAGATCTTCACCGATTTCTTCACCTTCCGCTGGGGCAAGGGCCAGCGCTCCTGGCTCGACGCGCACAACGCGCTGTCGGTGTTCGGGCTGCCGTTCCATGTGATGATCACCTACACCGGGCTGGTGACGCTGATGGCGCTGTACGTGCCGTGGGGCGAGCGTGCCGCCATCAAGACGCCGGCCGAGCGCCAGCAGCTCAGCGCCGAACTCAATGCCTTCGTCCAGGCCGGCAAGCCGAGCGGCGCGACCGTGCCGCTGGCGTCGATCGAGGCGATGGTCCGGCAGGCGCAGCAGCGCTGGGGGACGACCGATGCGGGGCGCGTCAACGCCACCAATCCGGGCGACGCGACCGCCCGCATCGCGGTCACCCGCGGCGATGCCAGGCGCGTGTCGATGAGCCCGGACTACATCGAATTCGACGGCGTCACCGGCAAGCTGCTCGCCGTGCACGATCATGTCGGCGCGGCGGCGGAAACGCGCGGCGTGATGTATGCGCTGCATCTCGGCCGCTTCAGCGATCTGGAGACGCGCTGGCTGTATTTCCTCGCCAGCCTGATGGGCACCGCGATGGTCGGCACCGGGCTGGTGATGTGGATCGTCAAGCGGCGGGCGAAGCTGCCCGATCCGGAGCGGCCTTATTTCGGATTTCGCGTGGTCGAGCGGCTCAACATCGCCAGCATCGCCGGGCTGTCGATCGCGATGACGGCGTTCCTGTGGGCCAACCGGCTGCTGCCGGTCGCGATGGCGGAGCGGCCGTTCTGGGAAATCCATGTCTTCTTCATCGTCTGGGGACTGACACTGCTGCACGCGCTGCTGCGGCCGGCCAAGGCGGCGTGGCGCGAGCAGCTCTGGACGGCGGCGGCGCTGCTGGCGTTGGTCCCCGTGCTCAACGCGCTGACGACGCCGAGGCCGCTGTGGCACAGCCTGGCCGACGGCGACTGGGTGTTCGCCGGCACCGAGCTGATGTGCTGCGCGCTGGCGGCGTTGCACGCCGTGCTGGCGATCCGCGCGGCGCGGCATCATCGGCTCGGCGTTCAATCGGGGCGCAAGGCCGGCCGGCGCGCGGCGATCGCGGTGGCGTCCGGCGAGGCGGCGGAATGATGCACGCGCTCGCCTTCGCGCTGTGCCTCGCGGGCTTCGTCGCGCTGGCGCTCGCCACGCGCCGCCAGCAGCACGAGGTGATCGGCCGCTCGCTGCCGCGCGGCCCGGTGCGCGCCCTCCGCATCGTCGGTGCCATTGCGCTGCTGATCGCGCTCGGCGTCCTCGTGGCGTGGCACGGCTGGGGGCTCGGCCTGGTGATGTTCAGCGGCCATACGACGCTGGCCGCGGGCGTGGTGTATTGCGCGCTGATCGCGCGCGTGCGGATGGCGGGGCGGACGGCGCGGCGCCATTAGCCGCAACACCGCTTCCAGGCGGACGCTGTTACTTGACGAGGTCGTCGAGCAGCCGCAGCACGTCCTTGGATGCGTCGCCGACGCATTCGATCTCGGCGATCGCGCCGGCGAGGTCGCCGGACTGGAACAGCCGCGCCGCCTTCTTGCCGTGGTCGTGCACCAGCGCGTGCGGCTTCTCCAGCGCCCGGAAGGCCGGATGGTTGCGCGACTCCAGCGAGCCGTCGCCGTAGTACCATTTGCCGAGCCGGCAGGAATGGTGGTCGGTGAGTTCGTCGGCGTTCAGCTTGGCGCGGCCCACCGCCATGTCGCACAGCCGCTTCTTCCAGCCGATATGATCCGCCTTGGCGAGCCGCTGGATCTGGTGGTCGAAGGACATCTGCGACAGCTCGACGAGTTCCTGGTCGGCCGTCGCCTGCACCCGATCGAGCTGGTTGGAGATGTCGCCGACCTGGCCGACGCTCTTCTTGGTCATCTCGGCGATCGCCGAGATCCCGGTCGCGATCTCGCGCGAGGCCTCGGATTGCTGATTCAGAATCCCGGCGATCTCCGACATGCCGTTGGTGACGCCGGCGACGCGGTCCGAGACGCCGGACATCGCCTCGCCGAGCGTGTTCACCACGCCGCGGCTCTCGACCGCCGCGTTGGTGCAATCCGCCATCGCCGCGACGATGGTCGCGATGTCCTCGCGCAGCCGCTCGATCCGGCTGCGAATGTCGACGGTCGCGTTCGAGGTCTGCTGCGACAGGCTCTTGACCTCGGTGGCGACCACCGCGAAGCCGCGGCCGGCCTCGCCGGCGCGCGCCGCCTCGATGGTGGCGTTCAGCGCCAAGAGATTGGTCTGGCGGGCGATGGCGTCGATCGAGCCGACGATGCTGCCGATCGCCTCGGAGGCTTCGCTGAGCGCGGTGATCTTCTCCGAGGCCAGTTCGGCCGTGGCGCTGACGCGTCCCATCGCGGAGGAGGCGGAACTCGCGGTCGTCATGCCGCGGTCGGCGCTGACGCGCATTTCCGACGCCTGCGCGGCGGCCGCTTCGGCGGTGGCGCGGATCTGTCCGATCGACGCCACCATTTCCTCGCTGGCGCTCGCCAGCGCCTGGGTGCGCTGGTCGATCTTGCGGGTCGACGACAGCAAATAGGCGGACGACATCGCGGTCTCGCTACCCTGAATGCTGAGGTCGACCATGCGGTCGAGATCGCGCGATGCGCTGGCCGAGAGCCGCTGCAACAGCGTGTCGATCGCACGTGTCAGCGCATCGTCGCCGGCGGGCACCGCGACGTCGTAGTGACCTTCGGCGATACGGTGGAGACAGGCGGCAATCGCCTCGTCGCGGGCGCGCTTGTCGACGAGCTCTTTCATCAGCGCCGAATCGCCGACCGACGCCTCGCTGCTGCCGCGAAGGGCCTTGCTTGCGGACGACAAAATGGACATGGAAGCCTCACAAATGATGCGCGCCGAATCGACGGCACAGTGAGACCGGCCCGGTTAACTGTTAGTTGGAAATCGCGTATTCTCGGTATGATTCCGAGGTGATTGCGCGCTGAATTTGATCCAACGCAAAAACGCCGCCCGGAATTGGGCGGCGTTTGAATTCCGGTAGTGTAGAGGGGTATGGTCCGAATCTACATCAGATGCGCCGCGACTTCAATTGCGGTAGCTCGGGTCCATGCGGTCGAGCTTGCGCAGCAGCGGCGGCCAGACCAGCTTGGTCGAGCGCAGCTCCATCGCGTCCTGATTGGCGATCAGCGTGTGGTTCTTGTCGATCACCACGTTCTCGACCGGATAGGCGGTCGGGCCCAGCATCCTCGTGCGGACCTGCATCGTGCAGGCGCGCTCGAGGTGGTACATCCGCTCGAAGGCGGAGGCGACCGAGCGGCCGACGGTGAGGGTGC
This genomic window contains:
- a CDS encoding DUF4198 domain-containing protein, with protein sequence MKKLSVAMVVLLGAMNSAQAHQIWIEQADGQNAVVRFGEFGENLREASPGLLDKFSKPTATLVSAKGEQTVDAAKTATGFTLPFAAKAGDSIVAQDANYPLYTWKQPDKEVRNWFHPAARLITGFAGLEPKLTLDLVPTGKAGEFKLVFKDQPKPKAKVTLTTQSGWAKEAHTDAQGLVSFEMPWQGVYVAEVSVNDRTAGERAGEKYDAVSYATTLTYVKSDGLPPIPAGPAATPAAPK
- a CDS encoding TonB-dependent siderophore receptor, whose amino-acid sequence is MSYFKNNKNRWCVGVATSVLSLCLTGAGISEGRAQSAEPRVLPPVSVDAPQQRARTTRVAPPRATAPRTARVTPRQTAERPPAPVAPPTMGSTRTIGAPAPAYAGGQVAQGGTLGLLGATSVMNTPFSTVNYTSELIENQQARTAADTLINDASVRTSTGSNGFDDTFVIRGFPVNATDVGLNGLYGLSSSQRIPAQIIERIELLKGPGALINGIAPGGTVGGAINIVTKRATETDFSRLTPFFMSAASYGLHLETSRRFGANKEWGVRFNGVGRNGEASIDDGNFRSGLGALAIDYRGERFRWTLDAISQNDDTDNFRPQISLLSTLTSIPAAPDARSNWYPGTKLRQRDNTIATAAEYDLTDWLTAYAGIGYRDGTNDQTFPSSAVAVNALGNFTVQNNYYDSYTKTVSGNAGFRSQFDTGFINHKVNVAYTGFYQEAGNAYIQGNRAASNIYNPSPLPSITLPRTDPRLASESTLTSVAIADTMSVLNESVLLTLGVRRQNVKVDSFSTITGAFTNGYDASATTPLAGIVVKPWHNVSLYANYAEGLTRGTIVGAGYDNVGDVLAPYKSKQQEAGVKVDWGLITTTAAVFQIARPSQIRTAGGTLGSLAYDGEQRNRGVELNAYGLILPSLRGMVSATFIKPELTNPSDPTQRGNDAAGVPDKTFSAGLDWDTPWVRGLALNGRVIYTSGSYLTTANTVKFPEWTRLDIGARYTTTALTGKPVTFRANIENVTGENYWLTTGTYVTVGAPRTYLLSAAFDF
- a CDS encoding M20/M25/M40 family metallo-hydrolase; translated protein: MSVPSPVSAALDRADADFDAALARLFALLRIKSISADPAYAADCRAAAAHLCADIASLGFDAEVRETAGHPAIVAKAVQDKPNGNTGARPHALFYGHYDVQPVDPLSLWHRPPFEPVVADHADGRKIIVARGAQDDKGQLSTFVEACRAWKSATGELPIDLTILIEGEEEVGSKNFVAFLEANKTDLAADFALVCDTGMWDPTTPAITTALRGLVYEEVKIKAANRDLHSGIYGGGAQNPIRVLTRILGGLHDDHGRITIPGFYDGVKDLPPEILDQWKGLGLTAETFLKPIGLSLPAGEDDRLLIEQISSRPTCDINGIVGGYTGEGSKTVIAAEASAKVSFRIVEGQDPAKIRDAFRAYVTARLPGDCSAEFLDHSNAPAIALPWTMKPLAAAKQALTEEWGKEALLIGSGASIPIVADFKRTLGVDTLLVGFGLDDDNIHSPNEKYDLNSFQKGIRSWVRILGALAEAPK
- a CDS encoding PepSY-associated TM helix domain-containing protein — encoded protein: MSGLHTWAGLLLGWVLYAMFLTGTVSFFKEELSQWMRPEQPRLTQPLDPAVVAQRVADEIGRIAPGATQWSIKLPDGRSNTVYAFWRLPGGGQGARGFGQDLFDPETGHRVAARLTLGGDFFYRFHFQFYYMSPFWGRLLAGLAAMSMLVAIVAGVITHKKIFTDFFTFRWGKGQRSWLDAHNALSVFGLPFHVMITYTGLVTLMALYVPWGERAAIKTPAERQQLSAELNAFVQAGKPSGATVPLASIEAMVRQAQQRWGTTDAGRVNATNPGDATARIAVTRGDARRVSMSPDYIEFDGVTGKLLAVHDHVGAAAETRGVMYALHLGRFSDLETRWLYFLASLMGTAMVGTGLVMWIVKRRAKLPDPERPYFGFRVVERLNIASIAGLSIAMTAFLWANRLLPVAMAERPFWEIHVFFIVWGLTLLHALLRPAKAAWREQLWTAAALLALVPVLNALTTPRPLWHSLADGDWVFAGTELMCCALAALHAVLAIRAARHHRLGVQSGRKAGRRAAIAVASGEAAE
- a CDS encoding DUF3649 domain-containing protein, whose protein sequence is MTTLLRRARTTGPLVSRIVAALLGGYALAALFSVAVLALPISKPQAVLTGQLASFAIYAGAVIWVFAVRSALKAWIGLLIVAAALAPLAWSVS
- a CDS encoding helicase HerA-like domain-containing protein, which produces MTASETGNDDTDGRIFIGKGEQPAWLTLGLGNRHGLVTGATGTGKTVTLQVMAEGFARAGVPVFAADIKGDLSGIAEVGEAKDFILKRAKAMGLAFQPDQFSTVFWDVFGEQGHPVRATVSEMGPLLLSRMLDLNDVQEGVLNVAFRVADDMGLPLVDMKDLRAMLDAIAPIAAKVAENGDVNADIRQAAASLGNVTKQTVGTIQRQLLVLENQGGESFFGEPALQLKDFIRTDSQGRGVVNILTADKLMSNPRLYATFLLWMLSELFEELPELGDPDKPKLVFFFDEAHLLFNDAPKPLMDKIEQVVRLIRSKGVGVYFVTQNPIDVPDRVLAQLGNRVQHALRAFTPRDQKAVAAAAETFRPNPKLDTTKAITELGKGEALVSFLEGNGTPAMVERVMIRPPSARIGTITPEERAAIIKASPMKGRYDTAIDSESAYEKLRDRLNGTAAGTDAAPAEGGLFGQLGSLVSTVFGTNTPRGKLTTGQVVARNVARTVATTVVGGIAAQLGKKVGGSLGSSVGRSIVRGTLGGMLRR
- a CDS encoding DUF3325 domain-containing protein; this translates as MMHALAFALCLAGFVALALATRRQQHEVIGRSLPRGPVRALRIVGAIALLIALGVLVAWHGWGLGLVMFSGHTTLAAGVVYCALIARVRMAGRTARRH
- a CDS encoding methyl-accepting chemotaxis protein → MSILSSASKALRGSSEASVGDSALMKELVDKRARDEAIAACLHRIAEGHYDVAVPAGDDALTRAIDTLLQRLSASASRDLDRMVDLSIQGSETAMSSAYLLSSTRKIDQRTQALASASEEMVASIGQIRATAEAAAAQASEMRVSADRGMTTASSASSAMGRVSATAELASEKITALSEASEAIGSIVGSIDAIARQTNLLALNATIEAARAGEAGRGFAVVATEVKSLSQQTSNATVDIRSRIERLREDIATIVAAMADCTNAAVESRGVVNTLGEAMSGVSDRVAGVTNGMSEIAGILNQQSEASREIATGISAIAEMTKKSVGQVGDISNQLDRVQATADQELVELSQMSFDHQIQRLAKADHIGWKKRLCDMAVGRAKLNADELTDHHSCRLGKWYYGDGSLESRNHPAFRALEKPHALVHDHGKKAARLFQSGDLAGAIAEIECVGDASKDVLRLLDDLVK